Proteins from a genomic interval of Micromonospora sp. NBC_00389:
- a CDS encoding GPW/gp25 family protein has product MRAFRFVGAGFDAGRSGGLALTAAGGLAMTEDDESVRQALFLLLSTTPGERLMRPGYGSRLHRLIFAPNDDTTAGLAIHYVRQAIARWEPRVEVIDVDAGPDPDDAWRLVIRLDYRVRASLTPGQLVFSVDLLPIDEPAQEGPS; this is encoded by the coding sequence GTGAGGGCGTTCCGCTTCGTCGGCGCAGGCTTCGACGCCGGCCGGTCCGGTGGGTTGGCGCTCACCGCGGCCGGCGGCCTGGCCATGACCGAGGACGACGAGAGCGTACGCCAGGCGCTGTTCCTGCTGTTGTCGACCACGCCGGGCGAGCGGCTGATGCGGCCCGGGTACGGCTCCCGGCTGCACCGGCTGATCTTCGCGCCCAACGACGACACCACCGCCGGGCTGGCCATCCACTACGTCCGGCAGGCCATCGCCCGCTGGGAGCCCCGGGTCGAGGTGATCGACGTGGACGCCGGGCCGGATCCGGACGACGCGTGGCGGCTGGTGATCCGGCTGGACTACCGGGTCCGGGCCAGCCTGACGCCCGGGCAGTTGGTCTTCTCTGTGGACCTGCTCCCGATCGACGAACCGGCGCAGGAGGGACCGTCATGA
- a CDS encoding contractile injection system protein, VgrG/Pvc8 family produces MTSVAPRALTVLLDGVELAGAARQRVRSLRVAARLDQPTQAELMLATTAGGGAFDPPVRPGTALDLRLADHPDALFTGEVTCVEVEYAADGAAVLRLRAYDALHRLRKRQGLRVFTSVTAAELARELCGEVGLTVTAETDGPRLERLLQHRHSDLELLREVTGRAGLHLAADGDGVRLITLAGHGEPVKLALGANVHTLRLATNLDQASGASAALGWHPQRAEPISQQADEARCGRPAGDRPDPADVGADGVRTAVDQPGRSDDELAALAQARLDTRAAALVTAEGVAEGDPALRPGRRIDLSGVPDQVAGAYVLTEVVHTVDGSGHLTRFSTVPPAAPPTGAGATGGAAGAVVTLGTVTDVTDPDGLGRVRLTLPAYGDLDVGWLAVLCPGAGRGKGLVALPDPDDTVLVVLPGGEPASGIVLGSLFGAVEPYDAGIDDGRARRWTLRTAGGQSIVVDDVQRSLRLATEGGSWLELTPDLATLHAATDLVISAPGRAMVVRARSVDFLHAESTEDPTTAAEQARALARAHHEGGG; encoded by the coding sequence GTGACCAGCGTCGCGCCCCGGGCGCTGACCGTCCTCCTCGATGGCGTCGAGCTGGCCGGCGCGGCCCGGCAGCGGGTCCGCTCACTGCGGGTGGCCGCCCGGCTCGACCAACCCACCCAGGCAGAGCTGATGCTCGCCACGACCGCCGGGGGCGGCGCGTTCGACCCCCCGGTACGCCCCGGCACGGCGCTCGACCTGCGGCTCGCCGATCATCCCGACGCGCTGTTCACCGGTGAGGTGACCTGCGTGGAGGTCGAGTACGCCGCGGACGGCGCCGCGGTGCTGCGGCTGCGGGCGTACGACGCGTTGCACCGGCTGCGCAAGCGACAGGGGCTGCGGGTCTTCACCTCGGTGACCGCCGCCGAGCTGGCCCGGGAGCTGTGTGGCGAGGTCGGGCTGACGGTGACGGCGGAGACCGACGGGCCGCGGCTGGAGCGGCTGCTCCAGCACCGGCACAGTGATCTGGAGCTGCTGCGCGAGGTGACCGGCCGGGCCGGGCTGCACCTGGCCGCCGACGGCGACGGGGTACGTCTGATCACCCTCGCCGGGCACGGCGAACCGGTGAAGCTGGCCCTCGGCGCGAACGTGCACACCCTGCGGCTCGCCACCAACCTGGACCAGGCCAGCGGCGCGAGCGCCGCGTTGGGCTGGCACCCGCAGCGGGCCGAACCGATCAGCCAGCAGGCCGACGAGGCGCGCTGCGGTCGGCCGGCGGGCGACCGGCCGGACCCGGCCGACGTGGGCGCCGACGGGGTACGCACAGCGGTCGACCAGCCCGGCCGCAGCGACGACGAGCTGGCGGCGCTGGCCCAGGCCCGGCTGGACACCCGGGCCGCCGCGCTGGTGACCGCCGAGGGGGTGGCCGAGGGCGATCCGGCGCTGCGACCCGGCCGGCGGATCGACCTGAGCGGCGTACCGGACCAGGTCGCCGGGGCGTACGTGCTGACCGAGGTGGTGCACACCGTGGACGGCAGCGGCCACCTGACCCGGTTCTCCACCGTGCCACCGGCAGCCCCGCCAACCGGAGCCGGCGCAACGGGTGGAGCGGCCGGCGCGGTGGTCACCCTCGGCACCGTCACCGACGTCACCGACCCGGACGGGCTGGGCCGGGTCCGGTTGACCCTGCCGGCGTACGGGGACCTGGACGTCGGTTGGCTCGCCGTGCTCTGCCCGGGCGCGGGGCGCGGCAAGGGGCTGGTGGCTCTCCCCGATCCGGACGACACCGTGCTGGTGGTGCTGCCCGGCGGCGAACCGGCCTCGGGCATCGTGCTCGGCTCGCTCTTCGGCGCCGTCGAGCCGTACGACGCGGGCATCGACGACGGCCGGGCCCGCCGCTGGACACTGCGCACCGCCGGCGGGCAGTCGATCGTGGTCGACGACGTCCAGCGCAGCCTGCGGCTGGCCACCGAGGGTGGTAGTTGGCTGGAGCTCACCCCCGACCTGGCCACCCTGCACGCGGCGACCGACCTGGTGATCTCCGCGCCCGGCCGGGCCATGGTGGTCCGTGCCCGCAGCGTGGACTTCCTGCACGCCGAGTCGACCGAGGACCCGACCACCGCGGCCGAGCAAGCGCGTGCGCTCGCCCGCGCACACCACGAAGGAGGCGGCTGA
- a CDS encoding CIS tube protein has protein sequence MERVAFLIDSSGERVDCLLNPETVQVTRLAGVRHRGAAGGQLTGAGLADDPLVFTGGGRTELVLDLLFDVDFVEAQVRPSDVRVLTRPLWMLAENSTVEHGWLRPPLVRLVWGKTWNVPGVIIAVAERFDAFTGTGSPRRSWLRLKLVRAAETADQAEAGFAEELAAANTPTAAPGSAVVAAGDGAAEPGRSGVRFDLLANDALGSPLRWRLLAEHNRITDPLAVPAGTTLAVPPAGATPAGGMAGSGSTLAGAVAGVARAVAGAVGAGASFVGASIATAPAAWGAATGTRTTPTPTGGNPGSTNPGGTTPGGAP, from the coding sequence ATGGAACGCGTCGCCTTCCTCATCGACTCCTCCGGGGAGCGGGTGGACTGCCTGCTCAACCCGGAGACCGTGCAGGTGACCCGGCTCGCCGGGGTACGCCATCGGGGTGCCGCCGGTGGGCAGCTCACCGGGGCCGGGCTGGCGGACGACCCGCTGGTCTTCACCGGTGGCGGCCGGACCGAGCTGGTGCTCGACCTGCTCTTCGACGTCGACTTCGTGGAGGCGCAGGTCCGCCCGAGCGACGTACGGGTGCTCACCCGTCCGCTGTGGATGTTGGCGGAGAACTCCACCGTCGAGCACGGGTGGCTGCGGCCGCCGCTGGTCCGGCTGGTCTGGGGCAAGACCTGGAACGTGCCCGGCGTGATCATCGCGGTGGCGGAGCGGTTCGACGCGTTCACCGGCACCGGCTCGCCACGGCGCTCCTGGCTGCGACTGAAGCTGGTCCGGGCGGCCGAGACGGCCGACCAGGCGGAGGCCGGCTTCGCCGAGGAGCTGGCTGCGGCGAACACCCCGACCGCCGCCCCGGGCAGTGCGGTGGTCGCCGCCGGTGACGGCGCCGCCGAGCCGGGGCGCTCCGGGGTGCGCTTCGATCTGCTGGCCAACGACGCGCTCGGCTCGCCGCTGCGCTGGCGGTTGCTGGCCGAGCACAACCGGATCACCGATCCGCTGGCGGTGCCGGCCGGCACCACACTGGCCGTTCCGCCGGCCGGTGCCACCCCGGCCGGCGGGATGGCGGGCAGCGGGTCGACGCTGGCTGGTGCGGTGGCCGGGGTCGCCCGGGCGGTGGCCGGCGCGGTCGGTGCTGGCGCGTCGTTCGTGGGCGCCTCGATTGCCACCGCCCCGGCGGCCTGGGGTGCGGCGACCGGAACGAGGACCACCCCAACACCGACCGGCGGCAACCCAGGCAGCACCAACCCCGGCGGCACCACCCCGGGCGGTGCGCCGTGA
- a CDS encoding phage tail protein — protein sequence MPTTATPQPGAPVDPYRAYNFRLLINGVTNGHFTEMSGLEVNIPGQPYREHGLGRMRMVPGQAEYEPVTLHFGLTASRELWDWVNATAQGTLNRRNVSVVLLDSVGTAEMLRWNLIGAWPTRWRGAHLNTLSHEIAIASLTLRYEGLELETGGATAPTPA from the coding sequence ATGCCCACCACAGCCACCCCGCAACCGGGCGCCCCGGTCGACCCGTACCGGGCGTACAACTTCAGGCTGCTCATCAACGGCGTCACCAACGGCCACTTCACCGAGATGAGTGGGCTGGAGGTGAACATCCCCGGGCAGCCGTACCGGGAGCACGGCCTGGGCCGGATGCGGATGGTGCCCGGCCAGGCGGAGTACGAGCCGGTGACGCTGCACTTCGGGCTCACCGCGTCCCGGGAGCTGTGGGACTGGGTGAACGCCACCGCCCAGGGCACGCTCAACCGCCGCAACGTCTCCGTGGTGCTGCTGGACTCCGTGGGCACCGCCGAAATGCTGCGCTGGAACCTGATCGGCGCCTGGCCCACCCGCTGGCGCGGGGCACACCTCAACACGCTCAGTCACGAGATCGCCATCGCGTCGCTGACGCTGCGCTACGAGGGCCTGGAGTTGGAGACCGGCGGTGCCACCGCGCCGACTCCCGCGTAG
- a CDS encoding phage tail sheath family protein, with amino-acid sequence MPSYFSPGIYVEEVPDGARPIGPQSTSIAAFVGVAPDRSAQLGKAVPVNNWTEFLRLFAGGEQAESTALARAVFGFLDNGGARCWVVNVGEGGAITGTGQRRGGLQLLEAVDEISIIAAPGFHDVVAHEALLSMAERTRTMVAICDPAPDIDDISALTRVATPSSGKPPKPAEGAASGSGGSGGPGGSGGHDGAAYRPRQSEFGAFYYPWLRVRDPISGELELTPPSGHLAGIWARTDALRGVHKAPANEPVRGAVDLGYLVTRPEHDVLNPKGVNVIRYFAGEGIRVWGARTLAAEASEWRYLNVRRLSIAIEQAIANGTRWMVFEPNDFTLWRSIRRDIGAFLTRVWRDGALLGRSPEEAFFVKCDEETNPSEVRDAGMVIAHIGIAVVKPAEFVVFKLSQWAGGTETETIGG; translated from the coding sequence ATGCCCAGCTACTTCTCCCCCGGCATCTACGTCGAGGAGGTCCCCGATGGCGCCCGACCGATCGGGCCGCAGAGCACCAGCATCGCCGCGTTCGTCGGCGTCGCCCCGGACCGCTCCGCCCAACTGGGCAAGGCGGTGCCGGTCAACAACTGGACCGAATTCCTCCGGCTCTTCGCCGGCGGCGAGCAGGCGGAGAGCACCGCGCTGGCGCGGGCGGTCTTCGGCTTCCTGGACAACGGCGGCGCGCGCTGCTGGGTGGTCAACGTCGGCGAAGGCGGCGCGATCACCGGCACCGGGCAGCGGCGCGGTGGCCTGCAACTACTGGAAGCGGTCGATGAGATCTCCATCATCGCCGCGCCCGGCTTCCACGACGTGGTGGCCCACGAGGCGCTGCTGAGCATGGCCGAGCGGACCCGCACCATGGTGGCGATCTGCGACCCAGCGCCGGACATCGACGACATCTCGGCGTTGACCCGGGTCGCCACGCCGTCCTCCGGCAAGCCCCCCAAGCCCGCCGAGGGCGCGGCCAGCGGTTCCGGCGGCTCGGGCGGTCCCGGTGGCTCGGGCGGTCACGACGGGGCGGCGTACCGGCCCCGGCAGTCCGAGTTCGGCGCCTTCTACTACCCATGGCTACGCGTACGCGACCCGATCAGCGGGGAGCTGGAACTCACCCCGCCGAGCGGGCACCTGGCCGGCATCTGGGCCCGCACCGACGCCCTGCGCGGCGTGCACAAGGCACCGGCCAACGAGCCGGTACGCGGCGCCGTCGACCTGGGCTACCTGGTCACCCGACCGGAACACGACGTGCTCAACCCCAAGGGCGTCAACGTGATCCGCTACTTCGCCGGCGAGGGCATCCGCGTCTGGGGCGCCCGTACGCTCGCCGCCGAGGCCAGCGAGTGGCGCTACCTCAACGTGCGCCGGCTCAGCATCGCCATCGAGCAGGCCATCGCCAACGGCACCCGGTGGATGGTCTTCGAGCCCAACGACTTCACCCTCTGGCGCTCGATCCGGCGTGACATCGGGGCGTTCCTCACCCGGGTGTGGCGCGACGGCGCGCTGCTCGGGCGAAGCCCGGAGGAGGCCTTCTTCGTCAAGTGCGACGAGGAGACCAACCCGTCGGAGGTCCGTGACGCCGGCATGGTGATCGCCCACATCGGCATCGCCGTCGTCAAGCCCGCCGAGTTCGTGGTGTTCAAGCTGAGCCAGTGGGCCGGCGGCACCGAGACCGAGACGATCGGAGGCTGA
- a CDS encoding carboxypeptidase-like regulatory domain-containing protein, whose translation MTNHGRGPIETATAELTAWLASAAGGPVPIGPPRTDGDAAGLTLWPMELRPARQTRSSGAVREPYRFTIRYLLCAAGPAGLPGLDRVLTAATSDGSYPVVLEAGDATLWTAFGSAPRPALLIDVPAQVDHPTPAAPPVLQPLRLRQLELRTLAGRVVGPEDQPLAAMRVELPGTASATRTDPDGRFLIVGVPHDPEQPGPVRLRLTGRGLVLTAEVDPAEPEIVIVCAPPTH comes from the coding sequence ATGACCAACCACGGGCGCGGACCGATCGAGACGGCCACCGCCGAGCTGACCGCCTGGCTGGCCAGCGCGGCGGGGGGACCCGTCCCGATCGGCCCGCCCCGCACCGACGGCGATGCCGCCGGGCTCACCCTCTGGCCGATGGAGCTGCGCCCGGCCCGGCAGACCCGCTCCAGCGGCGCGGTCCGCGAGCCGTACCGGTTCACGATCCGCTACCTGCTCTGCGCGGCCGGGCCGGCCGGGCTGCCCGGCCTGGACCGGGTGCTCACCGCCGCCACCAGCGACGGCAGCTATCCGGTGGTGCTGGAGGCCGGCGACGCCACGCTGTGGACGGCGTTCGGCAGCGCACCCCGCCCGGCGCTGCTGATCGACGTGCCGGCGCAGGTGGACCACCCGACCCCGGCCGCGCCGCCGGTCCTGCAACCGCTGCGGCTGCGGCAGTTGGAGCTGCGCACGCTCGCCGGCCGGGTGGTCGGCCCCGAGGACCAACCACTGGCCGCCATGCGGGTCGAACTGCCCGGCACGGCGTCCGCCACCCGCACCGACCCCGACGGCCGGTTCCTGATCGTCGGAGTCCCGCACGACCCCGAGCAACCGGGCCCGGTCCGACTCCGGCTGACCGGACGAGGGCTCGTGCTCACCGCCGAGGTCGACCCCGCCGAACCCGAGATCGTCATCGTCTGCGCGCCACCGACCCACTGA
- a CDS encoding glycine zipper family protein, producing the protein MIFGIISAAVQVGFGALFGLLAGGPIGLLIGAVVGLLVGAVFGWAVASAGVYGSDARGILLFVVDHTWSLLNTFVGAIYLAVHLLFGHSLDRPTSQGSGRVSVVEGVSPRYATTIGTVCAGSSSGIQRHEDVHIFQGRLLGPLYIPLVLANYVLFTIAPVWLLYHDHTNAPINRFTRYFEIGVYPHVWNEAIAYRIQGTPPR; encoded by the coding sequence ATGATCTTCGGAATCATCAGCGCGGCAGTCCAGGTCGGCTTCGGCGCCCTGTTCGGCCTCCTGGCCGGCGGCCCGATCGGGCTGCTGATCGGCGCCGTCGTGGGCCTGCTGGTCGGCGCGGTCTTCGGCTGGGCGGTGGCCTCCGCCGGGGTGTACGGATCGGACGCCCGCGGCATCCTCCTCTTCGTCGTCGACCACACGTGGAGTCTGCTGAACACGTTCGTCGGGGCCATCTACCTGGCCGTGCACCTGCTCTTCGGGCACTCGCTGGACCGGCCCACCTCGCAGGGCAGCGGCCGGGTCAGCGTGGTGGAGGGGGTCTCGCCCCGCTACGCCACCACCATCGGCACCGTCTGCGCCGGCTCCAGCTCCGGCATCCAGCGGCACGAGGACGTGCACATCTTCCAGGGCCGCCTGCTCGGCCCGCTCTACATCCCGCTGGTGCTGGCGAACTACGTGCTGTTCACCATCGCGCCGGTGTGGCTGCTCTACCACGACCACACCAACGCGCCGATCAACCGGTTCACCCGCTACTTCGAGATCGGCGTCTACCCCCACGTCTGGAACGAGGCCATCGCCTACCGGATCCAGGGGACGCCGCCGCGATGA
- a CDS encoding LppM family (lipo)protein, with protein MQLNMGLTVNADDTVDGQLLLTAQKSLLSSRNKNIPAAFAELRQNIPALPPGEETGYQDDKLFGTQINYRKAPLAGFDTESVKLVRDGDFYRFTLPLDPAKYGGTIAQQNPQQQQAFLKLMSFEISVTFPGRVIDTNGTVNGRSVSWKVDSNQDKPTELRAVAEAPPRPSASPVAAADGGGFPWLLIVGGLLLLLLLAAVGVLLLRRRRPTAPAAPGPTSPGPPAGAPGPG; from the coding sequence ATGCAGCTCAACATGGGGCTCACCGTCAACGCCGACGACACGGTCGACGGGCAGCTCCTGCTGACCGCCCAGAAATCCCTGCTCAGCTCCCGAAACAAGAACATCCCGGCGGCGTTCGCGGAGCTGCGACAGAACATTCCCGCGCTGCCGCCCGGCGAGGAGACCGGCTACCAGGACGACAAACTCTTCGGCACCCAGATCAATTACCGCAAGGCGCCGCTCGCGGGCTTCGACACCGAGAGCGTCAAACTGGTGCGGGACGGCGATTTCTACCGCTTCACGTTGCCGCTCGACCCGGCCAAATACGGCGGAACAATAGCCCAACAGAATCCGCAGCAGCAGCAGGCATTTCTCAAGTTGATGTCATTCGAGATCTCGGTGACATTTCCCGGCCGGGTGATCGACACCAATGGCACCGTCAACGGCCGGTCGGTCAGCTGGAAGGTGGACTCCAACCAGGACAAGCCGACCGAACTGCGGGCCGTCGCCGAGGCACCGCCGCGACCGTCGGCCTCGCCGGTCGCCGCCGCCGACGGAGGCGGGTTCCCCTGGCTGCTGATCGTCGGCGGGCTGCTCCTCCTGCTGCTGCTCGCCGCGGTGGGCGTACTCCTGCTGCGTCGCCGTCGCCCGACGGCGCCGGCGGCCCCCGGCCCGACCTCGCCGGGCCCGCCCGCCGGCGCGCCCGGGCCCGGCTGA
- a CDS encoding NUDIX domain-containing protein has product MIVVACVLLVDPDGQVLLQLRDGNATFHPNVWGLPGGHAEAGEIPEQTAERELWEETGLRADGPLRPFTVQSLPELGRAKHYFTGSTRARQEDVVLGEGVAMLFVPGDRVLDGRPFTPGTVEVLTRFLASPEYADASTTG; this is encoded by the coding sequence GTGATAGTGGTCGCGTGCGTGCTGCTGGTGGATCCCGACGGGCAGGTGCTGCTGCAACTGCGCGACGGCAACGCCACCTTCCACCCGAACGTGTGGGGGTTGCCCGGCGGCCACGCCGAGGCGGGGGAGATTCCGGAGCAGACCGCCGAGCGGGAGCTGTGGGAGGAGACCGGCCTGCGCGCCGACGGCCCGCTGCGCCCATTCACCGTGCAGTCGCTGCCCGAGCTGGGCCGGGCGAAGCACTACTTCACCGGCAGCACCCGGGCCCGGCAGGAGGACGTGGTGCTCGGTGAGGGCGTCGCGATGCTCTTCGTGCCTGGCGACCGGGTGCTCGACGGCCGCCCCTTCACACCCGGCACCGTCGAGGTGCTGACCCGGTTCCTCGCCTCACCCGAGTACGCCGACGCCAGCACCACCGGCTGA
- a CDS encoding FUSC family protein produces MARFSGLRVAGERLRHGWRPVLEATLAATVAWLLATRLLGHPQPFFAPAAALIVLGQARGQRIRRAVEVVLGVAAGVLVADLVVQALGPGSTWTVFTVILLTVLLAVAFGASGVTLVQAAVSALYLVVVAPPDGSLVPFRFVDALIGGVVALAVSLLVDARRPLAPLVAEVRRTFDELAGLLGGIADALDRRDEAGAVAALAQARGMDVRVDGLRDGVLAAGEALRLNVRRHRHIGRLRSVDESIRQIDYVVRNVRVLARAGVTLSRLPSPAPPELGAALRSLAEAVGEAGSALAADLDGQDEAADRHAIRADELALAAVHTAGQLFGSAQTLPLAMIIGQVRATAIDLLRGLGPDDDATVLTRVDEALGLPAI; encoded by the coding sequence ATGGCGCGGTTCAGCGGCCTGCGGGTGGCCGGCGAACGGCTGCGGCACGGGTGGCGGCCGGTGCTGGAGGCGACCCTCGCGGCGACCGTGGCCTGGCTGCTGGCCACTCGGCTGCTCGGGCACCCGCAGCCCTTCTTCGCCCCGGCCGCGGCGCTGATCGTCCTCGGTCAGGCCCGGGGGCAGCGAATCCGGCGTGCCGTCGAGGTCGTCCTCGGGGTGGCTGCCGGGGTGCTGGTCGCGGACCTGGTGGTGCAGGCGCTGGGTCCGGGCAGCACCTGGACCGTGTTCACCGTCATCCTGCTCACGGTCCTGCTCGCGGTGGCCTTCGGCGCCAGCGGCGTGACCCTGGTGCAGGCCGCGGTCTCCGCGCTCTACCTGGTGGTGGTCGCGCCGCCGGACGGGTCGCTGGTGCCGTTCCGCTTCGTCGACGCGCTGATCGGCGGCGTGGTCGCGCTCGCGGTCAGCCTGCTGGTCGACGCCCGGCGTCCGCTGGCCCCGCTGGTCGCCGAGGTGCGGCGCACGTTCGACGAGTTGGCCGGGCTGCTGGGCGGGATCGCCGACGCGCTGGACCGCCGGGACGAGGCCGGCGCGGTCGCCGCGTTGGCCCAGGCCCGTGGCATGGACGTCCGGGTCGACGGGCTGCGCGACGGGGTGCTGGCGGCCGGCGAGGCGCTGCGGCTCAACGTGCGTCGGCACCGGCACATCGGCCGTCTGCGATCGGTGGACGAGTCGATCCGGCAGATCGACTACGTGGTACGCAACGTACGGGTGCTCGCCCGTGCCGGGGTGACGCTCAGCCGGCTGCCGTCCCCGGCGCCGCCCGAACTGGGTGCCGCGCTGCGGTCGCTGGCCGAGGCGGTCGGGGAGGCCGGCTCGGCGCTCGCCGCCGACCTGGACGGGCAGGACGAGGCCGCCGACCGGCACGCCATCCGGGCGGACGAGTTGGCGCTGGCCGCCGTACACACCGCCGGGCAGCTCTTCGGGTCGGCCCAGACCCTCCCGCTTGCCATGATCATCGGCCAGGTCCGGGCCACGGCCATCGACCTGCTGCGCGGCCTCGGCCCCGACGACGACGCCACCGTCCTCACCCGCGTCGACGAAGCCCTCGGCCTCCCCGCGATCTGA
- a CDS encoding alpha/beta hydrolase, translating to MSEPAPPDRVPADDQRHGRLTARAHPPVASAPTGLMPMTDAHGGPLAMAYAPEPATDGTAYRLVVLLHGAGGSARQGLDLLLPVADAHHLLLVAPQASASSWDLIAGGFGVDVRRIDGLLATVFDGYPVREVTLGGFSDGASYALSLGLANGDLVDAVLAFSPGFAAPPVTHGRPRIFVSHGVDDRVLPIDLCSRRLVPHLHSLGYDVTYEEFPGGHEVSTPVRQSATDWLTTPP from the coding sequence GTGTCCGAACCCGCGCCGCCGGACCGCGTGCCGGCGGACGATCAACGGCACGGCCGGTTGACCGCCCGTGCCCACCCGCCGGTGGCGTCGGCGCCCACCGGGCTGATGCCGATGACCGACGCCCACGGTGGGCCGCTGGCGATGGCGTACGCCCCGGAGCCGGCCACCGACGGCACCGCGTACCGGTTGGTGGTGCTGCTGCACGGGGCGGGCGGCTCCGCGCGGCAGGGCCTGGACCTGCTGCTGCCGGTCGCGGACGCGCATCACCTGCTGCTGGTGGCCCCGCAGGCGTCGGCGAGCAGCTGGGACCTGATCGCCGGCGGCTTCGGGGTGGACGTGCGGCGCATCGACGGGCTGCTGGCCACCGTCTTCGACGGCTATCCGGTGCGTGAGGTGACGCTCGGCGGCTTCTCCGACGGCGCCTCGTACGCGCTCTCGCTGGGCCTGGCCAACGGCGACCTCGTCGACGCGGTGCTGGCCTTCTCCCCCGGCTTCGCCGCGCCGCCGGTGACGCACGGCCGGCCGCGGATCTTCGTTTCACACGGGGTGGACGACCGGGTCCTGCCGATCGACCTGTGCAGCCGGCGGCTCGTCCCGCACCTGCACAGCCTCGGCTACGACGTCACCTACGAGGAGTTCCCCGGCGGCCACGAGGTCTCCACCCCCGTTCGCCAGTCCGCCACCGACTGGCTGACCACCCCACCCTGA
- a CDS encoding LacI family DNA-binding transcriptional regulator gives MTAAAHRPATLEDVARIAGVSRSTASRVIAGTGFASPAARDRVAAAVDRLGYVPNPAARALVRGGGVRLVVAVAGTSAAVLDDPYVHQVVGSAAQVCAPAGIGVALHWLPLSDPSPLDQLAGDRSVCGVVLVNTTAELLAAVPRSLHGRVVSIGVGSATVPSFDVDNDAGASEVMRHLYGTGRRRIAMVTGPRWLPCSQRPVVAYRRLMREAGLPERVLPGDFTAARGRAAADEALRRWPDLDAIYAISDETALGVIAALRDSGVRVPGDVAVAGFDDIPLAGMTTPALTTASHPVGRIAAAAATAVLDGRRTVPETLFPSALVARDSA, from the coding sequence ATGACGGCAGCGGCACACCGACCGGCCACCCTGGAGGACGTCGCGCGGATCGCCGGGGTGTCCCGGTCCACAGCCTCGCGGGTGATCGCCGGGACCGGGTTCGCCTCGCCGGCAGCCCGGGACCGGGTGGCGGCGGCCGTCGACCGGCTCGGCTACGTGCCCAACCCGGCCGCCCGGGCGCTGGTCCGGGGCGGCGGCGTACGGCTGGTGGTGGCGGTCGCGGGGACCAGCGCCGCGGTGCTGGACGACCCGTACGTCCACCAGGTGGTCGGCTCGGCGGCCCAGGTCTGCGCGCCGGCCGGTATCGGCGTGGCGCTGCACTGGCTGCCGTTGAGCGATCCGAGCCCTCTCGACCAGCTCGCAGGGGACCGCAGCGTGTGCGGCGTGGTGCTGGTCAACACCACCGCGGAGCTGCTGGCCGCCGTGCCGCGGTCGCTGCACGGCCGGGTGGTCTCGATCGGCGTCGGCTCAGCCACCGTCCCGTCGTTCGACGTCGACAACGACGCTGGCGCCAGCGAGGTGATGCGTCACCTGTACGGCACGGGTCGCCGCCGGATCGCCATGGTGACCGGCCCCCGCTGGCTGCCGTGCTCACAGCGCCCGGTGGTGGCGTACCGCCGGCTGATGCGCGAGGCCGGCCTGCCGGAGCGGGTGCTGCCCGGGGACTTCACCGCGGCACGCGGCCGGGCGGCAGCCGACGAGGCGTTGCGGCGCTGGCCGGACCTCGACGCGATCTACGCGATCAGCGACGAGACCGCGCTCGGGGTGATCGCGGCGCTGCGCGACAGCGGGGTGCGGGTGCCCGGCGACGTCGCCGTGGCCGGCTTCGACGACATCCCGCTGGCCGGCATGACCACCCCCGCGCTGACCACCGCGAGCCACCCGGTGGGCCGGATCGCCGCCGCCGCGGCCACCGCCGTGCTGGACGGCCGCCGGACCGTGCCGGAGACCCTCTTCCCGTCCGCCCTGGTGGCCCGCGACAGCGCCTGA